ttcctccgagaacgattctccgacgacaaggctgggggctaatgagagtgtatgactctacaaactgattgatcgaagtcggtaagagagaagacgctcatacacAAAATATTGGTCGgtaaaattaattcatttttagttttccatacatattataacatgtcaccctttgagtgttcgctcgggggctatttctatttgatattcttttctgagtattgatttaaggaaaattctattcgacattgacgAAGACTCCAtatctctatggttctacaccaagatcgactaaggcgagtacgaccaatgttgacaaggctccgtcgcagactctacgcctcctcgatcgctcgagaacggttgctggatctcgacaaggaatacggaatgaagaaatggtgtacccgccgagataaaatttattgacttcaatccaaattctcgattacagcaagacgggagacttagtcgtacgctctgtactttctcggtcgacatcagagattgacttagataaaccctttcggtgcccgcacgaggctgataaagaaagtctaacgttatctctagactcaccgagaacggtcacgtgagctcgataacagttcctccgaagtctgcggttgagaatatgaactcgttcatttgcattgaagtcaggggctactgtcagggttatggataccacatacctaatagtagttgactaaatctcggcaggatccaccacataccatgtcttatatggaaactgacctcgagggagttccggataaggaaagacaaccaaagttctacatggaaacgacaaggactactcggattatatccatattggtttccctagctctacttgaacaaggggacacctatgggtataaatacaagccccccctaggaggacagggggacacccaCCACGAGACAATCAactcccaacacaatcaacatagaagccaacatacgccaagacaagccgccggatatcgacatcagagatacgcctggatcgaccctatctggtaccttcagaggccggccgtagggatctagcactgtctctgattccgtcgggcgcgagctcgaggaggaaggctaccctgttgtcgactacgagtcagacctttagaccgccatgtcgacaacagttagatatgctaccccacatattgtactggtgtgattatggtgaataaaaagcaacatcggctccggccaacaggatgtagggctattacctgatagctcaggggcccgaacctgtataaaaatcctcgtctccatctcttttacctcagtctcgcgtatatcctagcaccgacgatccccatactatacaaatatcagaattgcgacatcaaacgtcgacaataacCATAGACACATCACACATCGACTAGCTAACGTCTATTGTCAATGACTAGTTAAACGTCGCCTTCAATATATGCATTTACCGGTTTTGTGTACACGTTTCTATCTTGTGTTTTGCACCACGAATTAGATTTGCACAATCTGATATTTTTCTACCCAGTTATAAGACGTGAATGCACGTACGTACACACTACACACTAGTAACACTACACACTCGCGAGTACATCTTCCAGCGCCCTCTCAAAAAAGACAGATTATTTCGGTAATTAACTTGGtagtaattagttaattactccctccgtttcaggttataagacgttttgactttggttaaagttgaACTACTCAAAATTTGACTAATTccgtagaaaaaaatagtaatatttacaacatcagcatagtttcattaaatatataattgattatatttttataatatatttgttttgagcaaaaaaaatattactacttttttctataaagttagtCAAGCTTAGAGTAAAAAGTCAGAACGTCTCGCAACCAAGTaggagtaacaaaaaaaaataaatgtaaggCACTCTTTCACACTTTGAGATATCACAGAAGCGGGACATGTCCAAAGCTAGCTATGCCGGCGGCGGAgtgctcgacgccgacgccgcctccggcgaGCTCGCAGACGGCGTCGAACACCGCCCTCACCGGCCGGTGGTCGGAGATCCGGTAGCCGCCGCAGCGCTCGTAGCTCGCCTGCCTCATCCCCTTCCCTCGCCACAGTATCCTGTCACACCTGCAACATCGATCGAACACTACTCGTCAGCTTCAATTCATGCATGGCGTCGATTGGTCGGAGAAGATGTACGGACGACGGACTGACCATGCTGGCGCGCGCTGCTGCTGTttgtcgccaccgccggcggcggcgtcgatggaCCAGTAGAACATGTCGGAGTTGAGGTGGTACTTGTAGGTCGGGGAGAAGGTGACGAGGCCCTCGCGCCAGCCGTCGAAGCTCCCGCCCTcggcgagctcgaggaggagctcgtcgttCTCCAGCAGCATGCTCCACTTCCCCGCCCGCACCAGCAGCCGCGCCTCCGCGTCGTCCATGGCGATCCGGTAGTTGAGGTCGCCGAGCAACACCACCCGGCTGCAAAAATTGATAACGACGATGGCGACgtgagctgcggcggcggcggcggcggcgcgcgtaaTAATGGCGTCGACGGGAAGGGTAGTGGCAGTGCCACCTACTCGTGGTCGAGGATCTTCCTCggcaacggcaactcctccggcgccggcgacgcggcggcggtggtgcggcggcggaaggtGGTCCTGGAGAGGATGTCCGCCGCGTCGGCGTTGCGGAGCTGCGCGTCGCCGTCCTTGCCGCCGGAGGCGAGGTGGCAGCAGACGAAGCAGAAGCTTGTGCCGTGCAGCAAGAACCGGACCGACACCGCGCCCTGCAACGCCGCCATTCCACTGTCAAGCCGagctgccctcgccgccgcgcgccattgCTGGCTAAGATAAGCTCTACGTACCTTGTTGCCGAGGCGGCcgaggacgccggcgccgacgcaggaggcggcgacgtggcggacGTGGCGGCGGAGCCCACTCCTCGCCCACACGGAGACGAAGATGCCCACCATCTGCTCGCTCACCACGCACCTgaacggctgctgctgctgaccaTGCCGCTGCgccccctcgtcgtcgtcgccgtcgtcgtcgtcgtctcgtcttcttcttccggTAGTGAACCTGTTCAGCGCG
The Oryza glaberrima chromosome 8, OglaRS2, whole genome shotgun sequence DNA segment above includes these coding regions:
- the LOC127781728 gene encoding type IV inositol polyphosphate 5-phosphatase 9-like; this encodes MGDEKHPSSKLSEILRPGKLLHRRRRLVSEFADVGREDALHESDTVKYRVFAGTWNVAGVAPPDDLDLGDWLDAKADSYDIYVLALQEIVPLNARNVLGPTRSSAAMKWNSLIGDALNRFTTGRRRRDDDDDGDDDEGAQRHGQQQQPFRCVVSEQMVGIFVSVWARSGLRRHVRHVAASCVGAGVLGRLGNKGAVSVRFLLHGTSFCFVCCHLASGGKDGDAQLRNADAADILSRTTFRRRTTAAASPAPEELPLPRKILDHDRVVLLGDLNYRIAMDDAEARLLVRAGKWSMLLENDELLLELAEGGSFDGWREGLVTFSPTYKYHLNSDMFYWSIDAAAGGGDKQQQRAPAWCDRILWRGKGMRQASYERCGGYRISDHRPVRAVFDAVCELAGGGVGVEHSAAGIASFGHVPLL